A window of the Labrus mixtus chromosome 8, fLabMix1.1, whole genome shotgun sequence genome harbors these coding sequences:
- the rgs18 gene encoding regulator of G-protein signaling 18 codes for METLLFLFPQFNYMAPKEEAGFKMFCPEDLQAPKMKDDTSRQKDKERKSRLSLFLTKSGSHENVSPNKKTNTTPSNISPEAALQWSDSFEELLKHSDGVENFSQFLRTEFSEENIEFWLACEEYKTIDSETKLLSKARCIYTVFIDSDAPKEVNIDYNTKMAIQKDIAKPTKSCFEAAQTKVYSLMKKDSYPRFLQSDIYLRLTKKKGPGATMFRRRSRSCVFNERGEATTEPSAW; via the exons ATGGAGACGcttctttttctatttcctcAATTCAACTACATGGCCCCAAAGGAGGAAGCAGGTTTCAAAATGTTCTGCCCAGAAGACTTGCAGGCACCAAAGATGAAGGACGATACAAGCAG ACAGAAAGACAAGGAGAGGAAGAGCCGACTCAGCCTTTTTCTCACCAAGTCTGGCTCGCACGAAAATGTCAGTCCCAATAAAAAGACTAACACGACACCCAGCAA catttCACCAGAGGCAGCTCTGCAATGGAGCGACTCCTTTGAAGAACTGCTGAAGCACTCGG ATGGGGTTGAAAACTTCTCTCAGTTCCTCAGGACAGAGTTCAGCGAGGAAAACATCGAGTTCTGGTTGGCCTGTGAAGAATACAAGACCATAGATTCTGAGACAAAGTTGCTGTCCAAAGCGAGATGTATTTATACAGTTTTTATTGATTCGGACGCCCCTAAAGAG GTCAACATTGACTACAACACCAAAATGGCCATCCAAAAGGACATAGCAAAGCCCACAAAGAGCTGTTTTGAAGCAGCCCAAACCAAAGTGTACAGCCTGATGAAAAAAGACTCCTACCCGAGGTTTCTCCAGTCTGACATTTATCTGCGCCTGACCAAGAAGAAAGGCCCCGGGGCCACCATGTTTCGCAGAAGGTCACGCTCCTGTGTATTCAACGAGAGAGGCGAGGCCACAACTGAACCTTCGGCCTGGTAG